In Eubalaena glacialis isolate mEubGla1 chromosome 3, mEubGla1.1.hap2.+ XY, whole genome shotgun sequence, the following are encoded in one genomic region:
- the MYBPHL gene encoding LOW QUALITY PROTEIN: myosin-binding protein H-like (The sequence of the model RefSeq protein was modified relative to this genomic sequence to represent the inferred CDS: inserted 1 base in 1 codon; substituted 1 base at 1 genomic stop codon) — translation MEAATALEVASGSTPRVKEASLADADGAQASPRRGAISPIPQLLPPTEEHPKIWLPQALRQTYVQKVGDTLNLLIPFQGKPQPQAICTHDGCALDASHVSMWNGEWDSILFIQEAQRADSGHYQLRVQLGRLEATTTIDTLVIERPGSPQSIQSVDVWGSSATLEWTPPQDTGXALLGYTVQKADTKSGLWLTALERYHRASCTVSNLIVGNSYALRVFAENQCGLSQTASVTADLAHIQRAATVYKTEGFVQXDFSEAPKFTQPLADCTTGIGCDTQLFCCVHASPKPKTIWLKNKMDIQGNPKYRALTHLGICSLEIHKPGPFDGGIYTCKAVNPLGEASVDCQVDVKGFPEISEMLTRRDV, via the exons ATGGAGGCAGCCACAGCTCTGGAGGTGGCCTCGGGATCCACACCgagggtgaaagaagccagcctaGCCGATGCTGACGGAGCCCAGGCTTCACCTCGGCGGGGGGCCATCAGCCCCATTCCCCAGCTCCTGCCCCCCACAGAAG AGCACCCCAAGATCTGGCTACCTCAGGCCCTGAGGCAGACCTACGTCCAGAAGGTTGGAGACACTCTGAATCTACTAATCCCGTTCCAG GGCAAACCCCAACCTCAAGCCATCTGCACGCATGACGGCTGTGCCTTGGACGCCAGTCATGTGAGCATGTGGAATGGGGAGTGGGACTCCATCCTCTTCATCCAAGAGGCCCAGCGTGCTGACTCGGGTCACTACCAGCTCCGTGTGCAGCTGGGCAGGCTGGAGGCCACCACCACCATTGACACCCTGGTGATCG AGAGGCCAGGCTCTCCTCAGAGTATCCAGTCGGTGGATGTCTGGGGCTCCAGCGCTACCCTGGAGTGGACTCCGCCCCAAGACACGG ACGCACTCCTGGGGTACACGGTGCAGAAGGCTGACACCAAATCTGGG ctgtggctcacggcgCTGGAGCGCTATCACCGCGCCAGCTGCACAGTCTCCAACCTCATCGTCGGCAACTCCTATGCACTTCGAGTCTTTGCTGAGAACCAGTGTGGGCTCAGCCAGACAGCCTCTGTCACTGCTGACCTGGCCCACATCCAGAGAGCAG CTACTGTTTACAAGACCGAGGGGTTTGTCCAGTGAGATTTCTCAGAAGCCCCGAAGTTCACCCAGCCTCTGGCAGACTGCACTACGGGCATTGGCTGTGACACCCAGCTCTTCTGCTGCGTCCATGCCTCCCCCAAG CCAAAGACCATCTGGCTAAAGAACAAGATGGATATCCAAGGCAACCCCAAGTACAGAGCCCTCACTCACCTGGGAATCTGCTCCCTAGAAATCCACAAGCCTGGCCCCTTTGACGGGGGCATCTACACCTGCAAGGCCGTTAACCCCCTGGGGGAGGCGTCAGTGGACTGTCAGGTGGATGTGAAAG GTTTCCCAGAGATTTCTGAGATGTTAACACGGAGAGATGTCTGA
- the PSRC1 gene encoding proline/serine-rich coiled-coil protein 1 isoform X3, with protein sequence MEDLEEDVKFIADETLDFGGLSPSDSREEEDTAVSVTPEKPLRRGLSHRSDPNAVAPAPQSLRLSLGPLSPEKLEEILSEANRLATHLEQCALQERENTGEGPGPLRVKPSPRRETFVLKDSPVRDLLPTVSSLARSTPSPSSLTPRLRSSDRKLSVRALRATSGKRPSSMKRESPTCNLFPASKSPASSPLARSTPPVRGKAGPSGRATASPPTSVRPVLASQPSTSNSQRLSRPQGAAAKPSTRLPVPSAIPRPASRMPLTSRSVPSSKGALPPDSLPARKGLPRPSAAGHRVPVSQRPNLPITGAGRSSLQPPRKVAVPGPTR encoded by the exons ATGGAAGATTTAGAAGAAG ATGTAAAGTTTATAGCAGATGAGACCTTGGACTTTGGGGGGCTGTCACCATCTGACAG tcGAGAGGAAGAAGATACAGCAGTGTCGGTGACTCCGGAGAAACCCCTCCGACGAGGTCTCTCCCATCGAAGTGACCCAAATGCAGTGGCCCCTGCCCCCCAGAGTCTGAGGCTCAGCTTAGGCCCCCTCAGCCCAGAGAAGCTGGAAGAAATCCTCAGTGAAGCCAACCGGCTGGCAACTCATCTGGAACAGTGTGCCCTGCAGGAGCGGGAGAACACCGGTGAGGGCCCGGGGCCTCTAAGGGTGAAGCCCAGCCCTCGGCGGGAGACCTTTGTGCTCAAGGACAGTCCTGTCCGAGACCTGCTGCCCACCGTGAGCTCTTTGGCTCGGAGCACCCCCTCCCCAAGCAGCCTGACACCCCGACTCCGGAGCAGCGATAGGAAGCTGTCAGTCAGGGCTCTTCGAGCAACATCTGGAAAGAGGCCCTCCAGCATGAAGAGG GAGTCGCCCACTTGCAATCTGTTCCCTGCATCCAAAAGCCCAGCATCTTCTCCTCTTGCCCGATCAACTCCTCCAGTCCGGGGGAAAGCCGGTCCCAGTGGGAGAGCAACAGCAA GCCCACCTACCTCTGTCAGACCAGTCTTGGCTTCACAGCCTTCTACCAGCAACTCTCAGCGCCTGTCTCGGCCGCAGGGAGCAGCTGCTAAACCTTCCACTCGACTGCCTGTTCCGTCGGCCATTCCCAGGCCTGCCAGCAGGATGCCACTCACCAGCCGGAGTGTACCATCCAGCAAAGGTGCCCTTCCTCCAGATTCCCTGCCAGCTCGGAAAGGACTTCCAAGACCAAGTGCCGCAGGGCACAGAG TTCCTGTTTCTCAGCGACCAAATCTTCCCATCACTGGTGCCGGTCGCAGCAGTCTGCAGCCCCCCAGGAAAGTTGCCGTCCCAGGACCTACCAGGTAA
- the PSRC1 gene encoding proline/serine-rich coiled-coil protein 1 isoform X1 has product MEDLEEDVKFIADETLDFGGLSPSDSREEEDTAVSVTPEKPLRRGLSHRSDPNAVAPAPQSLRLSLGPLSPEKLEEILSEANRLATHLEQCALQERENTGEGPGPLRVKPSPRRETFVLKDSPVRDLLPTVSSLARSTPSPSSLTPRLRSSDRKLSVRALRATSGKRPSSMKRESPTCNLFPASKSPASSPLARSTPPVRGKAGPSGRATASPPTSVRPVLASQPSTSNSQRLSRPQGAAAKPSTRLPVPSAIPRPASRMPLTSRSVPSSKGALPPDSLPARKGLPRPSAAGHRVPVSQRPNLPITGAGRSSLQPPRKVAVPGPTSSTEFDFHPRLWFAGHLHVNGLCS; this is encoded by the exons ATGGAAGATTTAGAAGAAG ATGTAAAGTTTATAGCAGATGAGACCTTGGACTTTGGGGGGCTGTCACCATCTGACAG tcGAGAGGAAGAAGATACAGCAGTGTCGGTGACTCCGGAGAAACCCCTCCGACGAGGTCTCTCCCATCGAAGTGACCCAAATGCAGTGGCCCCTGCCCCCCAGAGTCTGAGGCTCAGCTTAGGCCCCCTCAGCCCAGAGAAGCTGGAAGAAATCCTCAGTGAAGCCAACCGGCTGGCAACTCATCTGGAACAGTGTGCCCTGCAGGAGCGGGAGAACACCGGTGAGGGCCCGGGGCCTCTAAGGGTGAAGCCCAGCCCTCGGCGGGAGACCTTTGTGCTCAAGGACAGTCCTGTCCGAGACCTGCTGCCCACCGTGAGCTCTTTGGCTCGGAGCACCCCCTCCCCAAGCAGCCTGACACCCCGACTCCGGAGCAGCGATAGGAAGCTGTCAGTCAGGGCTCTTCGAGCAACATCTGGAAAGAGGCCCTCCAGCATGAAGAGG GAGTCGCCCACTTGCAATCTGTTCCCTGCATCCAAAAGCCCAGCATCTTCTCCTCTTGCCCGATCAACTCCTCCAGTCCGGGGGAAAGCCGGTCCCAGTGGGAGAGCAACAGCAA GCCCACCTACCTCTGTCAGACCAGTCTTGGCTTCACAGCCTTCTACCAGCAACTCTCAGCGCCTGTCTCGGCCGCAGGGAGCAGCTGCTAAACCTTCCACTCGACTGCCTGTTCCGTCGGCCATTCCCAGGCCTGCCAGCAGGATGCCACTCACCAGCCGGAGTGTACCATCCAGCAAAGGTGCCCTTCCTCCAGATTCCCTGCCAGCTCGGAAAGGACTTCCAAGACCAAGTGCCGCAGGGCACAGAG TTCCTGTTTCTCAGCGACCAAATCTTCCCATCACTGGTGCCGGTCGCAGCAGTCTGCAGCCCCCCAGGAAAGTTGCCGTCCCAGGACCTACCAG CTCCACAGAGTTTGATTTTCATCCCAGGCTTTGGTTCGCTGGACATTTACATGTGAATGGCCTCTGTAGCTAA
- the PSRC1 gene encoding proline/serine-rich coiled-coil protein 1 isoform X2 — protein MEDLEEDVKFIADETLDFGGLSPSDSREEEDTAVSVTPEKPLRRGLSHRSDPNAVAPAPQSLRLSLGPLSPEKLEEILSEANRLATHLEQCALQERENTGEGPGPLRVKPSPRRETFVLKDSPVRDLLPTVSSLARSTPSPSSLTPRLRSSDRKLSVRALRATSGKRPSSMKRESPTCNLFPASKSPASSPLARSTPPVRGKAGPSGRATASPPTSVRPVLASQPSTSNSQRLSRPQGAAAKPSTRLPVPSAIPRPASRMPLTSRSVPSSKGALPPDSLPARKGLPRPSAAGHRVPVSQRPNLPITGAGRSSLQPPRKVAVPGPTR, from the exons ATGGAAGATTTAGAAGAAG ATGTAAAGTTTATAGCAGATGAGACCTTGGACTTTGGGGGGCTGTCACCATCTGACAG tcGAGAGGAAGAAGATACAGCAGTGTCGGTGACTCCGGAGAAACCCCTCCGACGAGGTCTCTCCCATCGAAGTGACCCAAATGCAGTGGCCCCTGCCCCCCAGAGTCTGAGGCTCAGCTTAGGCCCCCTCAGCCCAGAGAAGCTGGAAGAAATCCTCAGTGAAGCCAACCGGCTGGCAACTCATCTGGAACAGTGTGCCCTGCAGGAGCGGGAGAACACCGGTGAGGGCCCGGGGCCTCTAAGGGTGAAGCCCAGCCCTCGGCGGGAGACCTTTGTGCTCAAGGACAGTCCTGTCCGAGACCTGCTGCCCACCGTGAGCTCTTTGGCTCGGAGCACCCCCTCCCCAAGCAGCCTGACACCCCGACTCCGGAGCAGCGATAGGAAGCTGTCAGTCAGGGCTCTTCGAGCAACATCTGGAAAGAGGCCCTCCAGCATGAAGAGG GAGTCGCCCACTTGCAATCTGTTCCCTGCATCCAAAAGCCCAGCATCTTCTCCTCTTGCCCGATCAACTCCTCCAGTCCGGGGGAAAGCCGGTCCCAGTGGGAGAGCAACAGCAA GCCCACCTACCTCTGTCAGACCAGTCTTGGCTTCACAGCCTTCTACCAGCAACTCTCAGCGCCTGTCTCGGCCGCAGGGAGCAGCTGCTAAACCTTCCACTCGACTGCCTGTTCCGTCGGCCATTCCCAGGCCTGCCAGCAGGATGCCACTCACCAGCCGGAGTGTACCATCCAGCAAAGGTGCCCTTCCTCCAGATTCCCTGCCAGCTCGGAAAGGACTTCCAAGACCAAGTGCCGCAGGGCACAGAG TTCCTGTTTCTCAGCGACCAAATCTTCCCATCACTGGTGCCGGTCGCAGCAGTCTGCAGCCCCCCAGGAAAGTTGCCGTCCCAGGACCTACCAG GTAA